AGCAGAGGTGAAGAGGCTCAACTGGCGGAGTTCTTCTAGAATGGCAGCGCCGGCCTGCACTGCGGCGACAGCATCATCCTACGGGTCAACCAGATCGATCTCGAGATGCTCGGGTATCGGTGAGAAGACTACATCGGAAGGCATACCGCGGAGTTTCACGCCGACCCGGACGTCATCAACGAGACCCTCCAGCGCCTCTCCGCTGCTGAGACCCTAAGCGACTTCCCCGCCCATCTCTTCAAGCCCGGAACGCACCGGGACCCCGACGAGTTCTAGAAAGACGGCCACTCCCACCCGCCTTCTCACGGACTTCGGCGTGAGCCAGCTGGGCGCTCTCGAAGAGGGCTGCTGGAGCGACACCCCGGCCCACTACGGCCAACGCCGTCCTCGGTTGGATCGACGACCGACTTGCCGGCCGTGCCCTTGTGGCGCGATTCCGTCGACTCCCTGAGCGAGGCCAGCCAACACGGGGGACCTAACCGCTTCTCAGTGTGGTACTCGACGGCGATCATGAAAATCGCCTTGAGAGTTCTCGCCGCAATCATCAACGGGGTACGCTTCGTACTCGATCCCGCAGGCGTCACGGCGAGACTCGGGATGGATCTGCAGACTGGTGCCAGCGCCAGCACCCAACTCGGCGACATCGGCGGACTATTCCTCGGCGGCTGAATCGTGCTGACCCTCGGGCAACGCCGCGGCGCGAGCCACTGGTTCTATCCGGCCGCGATCCTGATCGGCAGCGCTGCCCTAATGCGCACGCTGGTCGCGGCCGCACGCGCCCGAGCCGACGAAGCCACCTGAGTCGCACACCCGACTCCGTATCTCTAGACTCAAACCATGATCCACTACAGCAACCCGCCAGTTCTGCTCCGGAACGTGTTCGAAGACGTCGGCGACGTCACGCGCCTTCTCGAACGAAACGCGCCGTACACGCCGCTCGGCGGCTGGTACCGACCGGGCGCCGATCTCGACGTCGCGAGCAGCCCCATGTGGTTTCAGAACGACTGGGTGCACGCCGATCTTCGCGTCGAGGGAAGCGAGCTGTTCCTGTTCCACAAGCGAGTGACGCAGGCCGCCCGCGACTTCTACGAAGCGCAGGTGATCGTTCCGCACAGCGTCTACGTCAACATGATGGCGGCTCTCGATCGCGCCGGGCCGGCCCACACCGACAACCCACGATTCCACGGCCGCGACCGCAGCAACACGCCGATGTTCCTTCTGCGCACGATGCTGTGGTCCGGATTGTTCGACGACTTCGCGATCGTCCAGGCAACCTCTATCTGGTGGATGAACGACGTCGAAGGCGGCGGGCTCCTCTATTGGCCCGACGGCCCCGACTCCGCGCCGCACGAACACGTGGGCAACATGGCGAACACCGCACTCGTCGGAGACAACCACGGGATGTTCCACCAGGTGGGTCCGGTCGGCCCGTTCGACAAGGGGACCCGCCTCGTGACGCCGCGCGCCGAGTGCGCGCCCGCCGCGGACGGAAGCGCGGATTGGGCCGTCGTCGATCGTGGCGAAGTCCGGTATCAGGCGCCGCTCGATCGGTATCGCGTGAGCGTGCTGTGGAAGGCCGACGTCTACCGGGACGAAGCCGAGCAGAAGCGGCAGCTGGCCAATACCCTGTCGATCCCCGACGTCGTGGAGATCTTCAACCGTGACCTCGAGGCCAAGGGACAGGGCGTCCGCCTGGACGCCGACCGAATCGAAGACGCGGGGCTCATCGCCGAGGTGAGCGCGATCTATCCCGAGGCTGTCCCGGCCGGACGCGCACCCTCGATTTTCGACGCGGCCTGAACACACCGAAACGGGACGAACCCGCACCCGGTGTGGGCCCGAACGGAGTGCGACTTCTGCGTTTCAGGTGCAGATTCCGCATCGAGAAAGACTCGGCCGGCGCTGAAGGTTCCCTGGAACCACGCCTCCGCCCGGGGCACGGTGATTACTCCCTATCAGATGCAGGACTCGAACGATGCCCTTTGGAGAAACCGGAGCCTGATTCGAATCAGAACCGGTGGCTGAGTTCGACGCCGAACCAACGCGGCGGGTTGTAGTACTTCAGCACCGCAAGCGTGAGCCGCGGCCCAATCGCCAGGGAATCGCGGAAGTACTCGCTGTCGAGCAGATTGTTCGCGAAGAATGCGATCTGCGTGAAGTTGTCGTTGAAGTCGTAGCTCATCCGGAAGTTCACGACGTTGTACGCCGGCTGACGAAGCTCGGGCAGCTCCACCGCCCAATACTGCGTGTCGCCCTGATACGACCAGTCGACCCGCGGCGTAACCCAGCCGTGCATCCACTGCGGCTGATCGGCGTCCGGCAGCTCCATCGAGTACTGCAGCCCGATGTGCGCCTGCCACTGAGGTAGGAAGGCAAAGCGCTCCCCCGCACGGTTCAGAGGTTCGCCGGTCCGGGCGTCTTGTGTCCCGGGGAAGTCATCGAACTTCGCATCGAGAAAGCCGACGGACGCATCGAAGAGCATACCGTCGATCGGCGAGCCCTGCATCTCGAGCTCGAACCCGCGCGTCGTCGAACCGGCCGCGTTGCTGACGATCACGTCGGGGACGGAGACCGCAGGACTCACGACTGCGGTGATGATCTGGGGGATCTGCTGGTCGGTTCGGTCCTCGATGAAGAACGAGAAGTTCAAGCTCAGGCGGCGCTCGGCGAAGATGCTCTTGAAGCCCCACTCGTACGAGTTCATCGTCTCCGGCAGAAACGGCTCGATGGTGCGGACGTCCGCCGTACGCGCGCCACCGTTCCAGCCACCGCCGCGAAAACCCTTCGAGTACGTGAAGTAGCCCATTAAATGGTCGAGGCCGACGACGTCGAGCCACTCCTCGGGCGTCTGCAACGCGAGGCTTGCCGTGGGCGTCCAATCCGTGAAGATCCGCGAGCCTTCGAAGTCAACCGGCAGCGGGTCGTTAACGCCTGGAACCGCGAGCGGCTGCTCGAGTGTGCGCATCAGGCCCTTCTTCTCCTCGGTGTAGCGAATGCCCGCCGTGAGACTCAGCCAGTCGGTGAAGTCCGCGGTGCCCTGCGCGTAGATCGCCCAATCCCAGTTGTCGGTTTCGGTGAATCCACTCGAGGGGGACAGGCCCACCGGCGCCGATCCGAGCACGCCGCCTGGGAATGCCGTGATCCCGGTCGTGGTATTGGCTTTCTCCCAGAAGGCGAACGCGCCACCGACGAAGTTCAGGCGCCCGTCCCAGGCGCTTCCGTTCAACTGAAGCTCCTGCTGAATCTGGCGCTGGAACCCGGTCGCACCGCCGAGATTGACAGAACTGCCGGCGTTCGGGCCGGCAAGGGTGTCGACGAAGGGACCGTCGCCCAGATTGTCGACGACGCTCACCGGGAACGGGCCGCCGTCCCCGTCGAGTCGGTTCGCGGGATACTGCTCGCGCCACGACGACCTCAGAGTGAGAGCCAGATCGTCCACGACAAAGAGCTCTCCGATCTCCCAGCGCAGAACGCCCCAGGTTCCGGCGCTCTCGCTGATGGCGAGCTGCCTGGCGTCGTTTTGAACACGGAACGGCGTCGAGGCATTGCACTGATCTCGGTAGTCGTCCGGAAACGTGCCGCCCGCGTCTGTCACCGTCGTGTCGATCGAATCGATGATCGCCTGAAAACCTGGCGTGATGTTCTCTGGCGGGAGGTACGTGCACTTGGCTCCCTGCGGCTGCGACTGACTCTTCGACCAGTTGCCCGTGATGTCGACGGTAAGATCGTCGGTCGGTGTGAAGCGCAGGCTCCCGAGGAAGTTGAGCGAGTTTCGGTCGGAAAGGTATTCGTCGCGTGTCTCGTTGTAGACGTACCCACTGTTCTTGAAGGTCGCGAAGGTGGCGCGCACCGCGAGTAGGTCCTTCAGGATCGGCACGTTCAAGGTCGCCCGCGTATCGATCTGGCCGTAGCTGCCGGCGCGCATGAGAACGAAACCTTCGAGCTCGTTCTTCGGTTTGATGGTCGTGATGTTGATCGCGCCGCCGAGCGTGTTCTTCCCGAAGAGTGTGCCCTGCGGACCACGCAACACTTCGACCTGGTTCACGTCGACGATATCGAGAACGCTGCCCTGGTTCCTCGAGAGGTACACCCCGTCGACGTATACGCCGACGCCCTGATCGAAGTAGATGGTCGGGAAGTTGCCGACGCCGCGGATGTTGACAGAGAGTGTCTGGCCGGAGAGTCCACGGAAGATGCTCAAGTTGGGGACCAGATCCTGGATCTGATCCAAGCGCGTCGTGCCGGTGACACGTAGCGTCTCCTCGGAGAGTGCGGTGACCGAGATCGGAGTATTCTCGAGAAGCTCCGCGCGCTTGCGGGCGAAGACGACGATCTCCTCGATGTTCTTGCCGGTTCGGCGATTCGATCCCGATTTCTTCGCCGCCGCGGCTTGCGCTTGTGCCGAGTCGACTTCGGAAGCAACGCCCGGACCCGTGTCGGGGCCCTCCACCGCCTCGAGATAGCTGGACGGCGCCTCGATACCGGCGGGAGCCGCGTCCTGAGCGAAGGCTCCGGGCGCACCGATAAACGTCAGAAGCCCAACAAGGGCCCAGAGACCGGCGCAACCGGCCACCGACAAGAGAGAGGTTTCAAGACAACGATTGGATTCCACTGCATTCTCCACGCGCACGGCGTCACCTCGCCGGCGCGGCTAGTCTTCGAGACAAGCAAATTGATTGAGGCTGGAGTTCATTATGATGATTTCCGCACAGGGCATATCTCATCGGGCCGGGGGCCCGAAACGCCTACCGCGCCCCGAATTCGCCAACCCGGCTCCTGAATGGGCCTGACCGGTTCAATTCAATTCGTAATCTTCGACGCGCGGCGTCGTCATCTCGTCCCGAAACCGATCGAACGTGAAGGGCCAGGCGGTCGGCAGGCCCTTCGCGTCGAGGTACCAGCTCTTGCAGCCGGTCGCCCAGATCGTAAACTTCGCCGCCTCCTTACGCTCCGCGTGAAAGCGGTCCATCGCTTCGTGGGAAGGAGCGATCTCACGGCACGCCCCAGAGCGGACCTTCTCGAGCATCCCCAGGATGTAGTCGACCTGAAGCTCGGCCACCTCGATGAGCGAGAAGTTGCCGACGGGGCCATTCGGGCCCTGCAGCATGAAGAAATTCGGGAAATCCGGGACTGAGATCGCCATGTAGGCGAACGGCCCTTCCCGCCAAACGTCGTCGAGCGCGACGCCGCCGCGTCCGGTCACCTTCATCGGTCGCACGAAGTGATCGACGTGAAAGCCGGTGGCCATGACGATCACGTCGAGCTCGTGCAGCGTGCCGTCCTCGGTCACGAGCCCCGACGGCTCGGCCCGTGCGATCGCCTCCGTGACGACCGCCGCGTTGGGTCTTTGAATCGCGTCGTAGAAGTCGTTGGACATGATGAGCCGCTTGCAGGCCGCCTGGTAGTCCGGTCGAAGCTTCTCCTTCAAAACGGGGTCCGTCACGCTGTTCTCGAGATTCGCCTCGCACGCCGCATGGATTCCCTGGATCACCGGGCTCTGCGCATCGACGAGCACATTCGCGAAGCCGTCTGTGTACGTGCGCGCGATCTCCGTCCGAACCGCCAGCATGGCATTGGGGTTTCGTCGGAACTCCGCCTTTTCCTCCTCGGTAAAGTCGGTGTTCACGACGGGAATGACCCACTGGGCGGTACGCTGAAACAGCTCGAGCTTCTCTACCTCGTCGACGAGGGCGGACACGATCTGGATGGCCGACGAGCCGGTCCCGATCACGGCGACGCGCTTCCCCTTCGTCTCGACTTCCGGATCCCAACGCGAGCTGTGGAACGCGGTTCCCTCGAAGTTCTCGAGCCCCGGGATGTCCGGGTACTTCGGGTGGTGGAGAACACCGGTCGCCGCTATGATGAAGTCGCCCGCCTCCGTCGAACCGTCGGACATTTCGAGCTGCCATCGTCCGTCCTCGAAGGCCGCGCGCGAAACCTCCTTCCCGTACTGAATCTCGCCCGCGACCCCGAACCAGTCGGCGACTCCCTCGAAGTACGCCTGGATCTCGGCCCCCGGAGAGAACTGTTTTGTCCAATCCGGATTGAGCGCGAACGAGTAGCTGTAGAAGTGCGACGGCACATCGCACGCGATCCCGGCGTAGACGTTCTCGCGCCAGGTTCCGCCGAGCCGATCGGCCTTCTCGAAGATCACGAAATCGACGCCGGCTTCCGTCAGCTTGATGGCAGCGAGAATGCCGGACATCCCGGCGCCGATGACGACGACACGAAAATCGTCGCGAGGCGCTGCGGCTTCGGAGGACATGCGGGCTCCCTTCGGCAGCCGCCATCGGCCACTTTGGTGGTTGGATCGGACATCTGTCTGATGTATCCCACAGATGTCCGGTCAGCCCCACAACGGACCGTATTTACCGAGGAAAAGACCTGGAAATCATGCCGAAAGCGCCCGCAGAGCTGCTCCAGACCTACCGCCGCGACCAGATCGTCAACGCCGCCCGCGAGGCGATCGGCGAGCACGGCTACGAGCATACCTCGATGGACCAGATCGCAAAGCACGCCGGTCTGAGCCGCAGCACGGTCTACGAGTACTTCTCTTCCAAAGAGGAGATCCTGCGCGGCAGCTTCGCCGCGCACCGCGAGCAGCTCGGCCACGAACTCGAACGCTGCCTGGGCGAGGCATCGACCACCCTCGAGCGGCTCACCGCATTCTTCGAGGTCTGCCTCGCCAGCGTCGACGAGCATCGCGAGTACTTCGTGGCGGTGGTGTTCCCCCTCTCGCTCGACGAACCGACGCGCGCGGACGGACCGGGCGGCGCGGACTTCGCAGGCGTCGTGCAGCACTTCTACGAGACCGTCGATCGGATCCTCGATGAGGGCGTAGCACGCGGCGAATTCCCAGGCCCCGTTCAGCCGACCGACCGCGCCTGCCTCGGCACACTGATCGTCGGCGCGATGGGTACGCGAGGTCGGCTCGCGGCGGCACCGCCGGCCCACGAAGCGGCGGCGCAGTTCGCCCACTTCGCACTCAACGGACTCGGGCTGTCGCCCATCGGATGAATATCATGTCGAAACGCGCGTACACGAATGAGGACGGTACCGTACTCCCCGAGGTCGTCGCCGAACGAGAAGCGGCGCTCGCGGCGGCGAACCTCACACACGGCCTCGACGAGTCGTACCTCGAGACGCTTCTCTCCTCCGTTCGAGAAGACGGCTACGTGATCCTCCCGCGCCTCCTATCCGAGGAACAGATCGAGGCCATCCGGACCGAGTCCGAACCCTACCTGCAGTACGACGGGCGAACCGAGTTCGAAGGCTACAAGACGCGGCGCATCTACTCCGTGATCGAGAAGACTCTCTCCTGCAATCCCATCATCGATCACCCCGTGGTGATGGCACTGCTCGACCGGCTCTTCCTGCCGAACTACCTTCTCTCGCAACTCCAGGTGATCAAGGTGATGCCCGGCGAGATCCAGCAACCGCTGCATCACGACGACGGCTTCTACCCGATCCCCCGACCACGGAAGCCGATCGGAGCGGCTCTGATCTGGGCGCTCGACGACTTCACCGAGAACAACGGCGCGACCCTCGTCTACCCCAAGAGCCACTTGTGGGGAGACGTCCCCTCGGCCGACATCGACCTCGAACAGATGGTCCCCGCGGTCATGCCCGCCGGGTCGGCCGTGTTTTTCGTCGGCACACTCTGGCACGGCGCGGGCCCGAACCGCACCGACAAACCCCGCCTCGCCGCGACCACGCAGTACTGTGAGCCCTGGGCTCGCCAGCAGGAGAACTACTGCCTTGCGATCTCGCGAGAGCGGGCCAAGCAGTGCAGCGAGAAGATCCAAGCGCTGCTCGGCTACAGCATGCTGTTCCCGTTCATCGGCTTTGTCGACGGACGCGACCCGGCAAGATTGCTCCGAGACTAGACCGGGCGATGCCATGGGCTGCTTCTCCTTGCGTCGAGACGCCGCGCTTCCGGCACCCGTGAGGAAGATAGATCTCCGCAATTGCTCTAGCGAGCATTGAATACCGACATGAATACTGCCAAAAGATCTCGCGAGGATAACCGCAGATGAAGATCGCCCAACTTCCCGAGCCCGAGCAGTTCAAGAAACTGATGGAAGGCCCCACCGACACCCCGGTCGTGATGCTCAACTTGCTCTCGTTCAAAGAGAACGCCGACGAAGGCAACGAGGGAATGAGCGGTCGCGAGTCCTACATGCTGTACGGCGGCAAGATGCGCGAGTACGTCGAGTCGAAGGGCGGCCGCTTCTTGTGGATCGGCACCGTCGACTCGATGGTCATCGGCGAGAGCGACGCCGACTTTCAAGTCGCCGCGCTCGTCGA
The nucleotide sequence above comes from Candidatus Binatia bacterium. Encoded proteins:
- a CDS encoding TonB-dependent receptor; the encoded protein is MESNRCLETSLLSVAGCAGLWALVGLLTFIGAPGAFAQDAAPAGIEAPSSYLEAVEGPDTGPGVASEVDSAQAQAAAAKKSGSNRRTGKNIEEIVVFARKRAELLENTPISVTALSEETLRVTGTTRLDQIQDLVPNLSIFRGLSGQTLSVNIRGVGNFPTIYFDQGVGVYVDGVYLSRNQGSVLDIVDVNQVEVLRGPQGTLFGKNTLGGAINITTIKPKNELEGFVLMRAGSYGQIDTRATLNVPILKDLLAVRATFATFKNSGYVYNETRDEYLSDRNSLNFLGSLRFTPTDDLTVDITGNWSKSQSQPQGAKCTYLPPENITPGFQAIIDSIDTTVTDAGGTFPDDYRDQCNASTPFRVQNDARQLAISESAGTWGVLRWEIGELFVVDDLALTLRSSWREQYPANRLDGDGGPFPVSVVDNLGDGPFVDTLAGPNAGSSVNLGGATGFQRQIQQELQLNGSAWDGRLNFVGGAFAFWEKANTTTGITAFPGGVLGSAPVGLSPSSGFTETDNWDWAIYAQGTADFTDWLSLTAGIRYTEEKKGLMRTLEQPLAVPGVNDPLPVDFEGSRIFTDWTPTASLALQTPEEWLDVVGLDHLMGYFTYSKGFRGGGWNGGARTADVRTIEPFLPETMNSYEWGFKSIFAERRLSLNFSFFIEDRTDQQIPQIITAVVSPAVSVPDVIVSNAAGSTTRGFELEMQGSPIDGMLFDASVGFLDAKFDDFPGTQDARTGEPLNRAGERFAFLPQWQAHIGLQYSMELPDADQPQWMHGWVTPRVDWSYQGDTQYWAVELPELRQPAYNVVNFRMSYDFNDNFTQIAFFANNLLDSEYFRDSLAIGPRLTLAVLKYYNPPRWFGVELSHRF
- a CDS encoding TetR/AcrR family transcriptional regulator; this translates as MPKAPAELLQTYRRDQIVNAAREAIGEHGYEHTSMDQIAKHAGLSRSTVYEYFSSKEEILRGSFAAHREQLGHELERCLGEASTTLERLTAFFEVCLASVDEHREYFVAVVFPLSLDEPTRADGPGGADFAGVVQHFYETVDRILDEGVARGEFPGPVQPTDRACLGTLIVGAMGTRGRLAAAPPAHEAAAQFAHFALNGLGLSPIG
- a CDS encoding phytanoyl-CoA dioxygenase family protein; amino-acid sequence: MSKRAYTNEDGTVLPEVVAEREAALAAANLTHGLDESYLETLLSSVREDGYVILPRLLSEEQIEAIRTESEPYLQYDGRTEFEGYKTRRIYSVIEKTLSCNPIIDHPVVMALLDRLFLPNYLLSQLQVIKVMPGEIQQPLHHDDGFYPIPRPRKPIGAALIWALDDFTENNGATLVYPKSHLWGDVPSADIDLEQMVPAVMPAGSAVFFVGTLWHGAGPNRTDKPRLAATTQYCEPWARQQENYCLAISRERAKQCSEKIQALLGYSMLFPFIGFVDGRDPARLLRD
- a CDS encoding DUF1330 domain-containing protein, with amino-acid sequence MKIAQLPEPEQFKKLMEGPTDTPVVMLNLLSFKENADEGNEGMSGRESYMLYGGKMREYVESKGGRFLWIGTVDSMVIGESDADFQVAALVEYPSRKAFVEIASSPHVAEIGQDRKKGLLGQWLIATTTTDAP
- a CDS encoding NAD(P)/FAD-dependent oxidoreductase, giving the protein MSSEAAAPRDDFRVVVIGAGMSGILAAIKLTEAGVDFVIFEKADRLGGTWRENVYAGIACDVPSHFYSYSFALNPDWTKQFSPGAEIQAYFEGVADWFGVAGEIQYGKEVSRAAFEDGRWQLEMSDGSTEAGDFIIAATGVLHHPKYPDIPGLENFEGTAFHSSRWDPEVETKGKRVAVIGTGSSAIQIVSALVDEVEKLELFQRTAQWVIPVVNTDFTEEEKAEFRRNPNAMLAVRTEIARTYTDGFANVLVDAQSPVIQGIHAACEANLENSVTDPVLKEKLRPDYQAACKRLIMSNDFYDAIQRPNAAVVTEAIARAEPSGLVTEDGTLHELDVIVMATGFHVDHFVRPMKVTGRGGVALDDVWREGPFAYMAISVPDFPNFFMLQGPNGPVGNFSLIEVAELQVDYILGMLEKVRSGACREIAPSHEAMDRFHAERKEAAKFTIWATGCKSWYLDAKGLPTAWPFTFDRFRDEMTTPRVEDYELN